Below is a genomic region from Brassica oleracea var. oleracea cultivar TO1000 chromosome C9, BOL, whole genome shotgun sequence.
AGTTCAACATTTTCTTTAACTCATTTAAGATGTGTACAGCACTGAATGTTGGCATCTCTACATCAATTGTTACTTTTCTTTTTTTCTTCTAGAATTGAGTGTGTTCGTGTATGCTTGACAGAGAGGATTTGAGTGATACTCTTCGGATACTTGTTGCAACTGATTGCCACTTGGGCTACATGGAGAAGGATGAAATAAGGCGCCACGATTCCTTCAAGGCTTTTCAAGAGATTTGCTCTATTGCTGAGGATAAACAGGTTTTGATTTTTTTTATCCTTTCCCTTGCCACTATTTTCATTTCTTCTTCTTTTCCTCATTATTTCAAACAGGTGGACTTCTTACTCCTTGGAGGTGATCTTTTCCATGAGAATAAACCCTCTAGAACTACGCTTGTTAAAGCCATTGAGATTCTTCGTCGCCATTGCCTTAATGATAAACCCGTGCAGTTTCAAGTGGTCAGCGACCAGACTGTAAATTTTCAAAATGCGTGAGACTCTCTACTCTTTTGCTATTTTACTCTTAATCATTATCAGGAGGAACACTATATTGACTCAACATGTGCTCTCTTGTACACTTCATTTTCTCATACTGTGGATTAATCTATTCTTCCTTCGCCTTATTTTCTTCCTACAGGTTTGGTCATGTAAATTATGAGGATCCCCACTTCAATGTAGGCTTGCCCGTCTTTAGTATTCATGGAAACCATGACGATCCAGCTGGAGTGGTACATTTTCATTATTTGGTTATGAAAAATTCATTTGAATATCTTTGGAACTTGTTTATTTTGTGCAGCTTCTTCCTTAGGCATATTATTTCGTTTTTTCTTTTCTGTGGCATCTGGCAACAGGACAACCTTTCTGCAATTGATATCCTCTCAGCATGCAACCTCGTGAATTATTTTGGAAAGATGAATCTTGGTGGTTCGGGTGTTGGCCAGATTTCTCTCTACCCTATACTTATGAGGAAGGTTGGTGCAAAGAATTTGTAGCCTGGACACTTGGCTCCTCTTGGATTTACATTTAATCAAATTAATATTCAGGGTTCAACAACTGTGGCTCTCTATGGTTTAGGAAACATCAGGGATGAACGTCTCAACAGAATGTTTCAGGTAATCCAGAGGATTCCTCACCTTTTGCTATACAATTGTTTATTGTGTTAATATTTATTGCCTTGTTGGTTTTACAGACCCCACACGCTGTCCAATGGATGAGGCCTGAAGTTCAAGAAGGCTGTGACGTTTCTGACTGGTTCAATATTCTGGTGCTTCATCAAAATAGGTTGAACCCATTGCAATAGTATGTTTAGATTCTGTATTTTGATTTTGTACTCATATTCTATGACTTGCAGGGTGAAATCAAACCCCAAAAATGCAATAAGCGAGCACTTTCTTCCTCGGTTCCTCGACTTCATTGTGTGGGGCCATGAGCATGAATGCCTTATCGACCCCCAGGTCCGTTGAAACTTTGATTCTTGGAGTTGTTGCATTTAAAGAAGTGTGAGGCACAATGTGCATTGTCTCTGAGATAAACCGTTTAAATTTTTGAAGGAGGTATCTGGAATGGGCTTCCACATCACACAACCAGGATCTTCTGTGGCAACATCACTGATTGATGGGGAATCAAAGCCAAAGCATGTTCTTCTCTTAGAAATCAAGGTTCTTCAGCTAACAATCTGAGACTTTTATCTTTACTTTGATCGTACTGCTTAATCTACTTGCCTCAAGTATGGGTTCTTGCTCTTTTTAATCAAGCATGTAAGCCTGAGTAATTTCAATATATGACTTGCAGGGCAATCAATATCGTCCTACGAAGATACCTTTGACATCTGTGAGGCCTTTTGAGTATACAGAGGTAAAAAAAAAAGTTCCCTAAATGTTATGGCGGTGACAGACTTCTATGCTTACATATTTTCAAAGTGCAGATTGTTTTAAAGGATGAAGATGATATTGATCCCAATGATCAAAACTCAATTCTCGAACACTTGGATAAAGTGGTAACTATTCAATTTTCTCGTATTTCATGTGGATATTTGTTTTTCTCCTGCCTCTTTTTTGATTATGCCTCTAAGAATATCTACAAAATTGTTAGGTCAGAGATCTAATAGAAAAAGCAAGCAAAAAAGCTGTCAACAGATCAGATATCCAGCTCCCGTTGGTTCGAATCAAGGTAATTTGTTTCCGGCTTCCATGCTTCCTTCACACCGCTGCAAGTTCTAGCAACTCTCACATAATTAAACCTTTATTGTCCAACAAAAGTAGAGGCATGGACACCCACCCATAGCCACAAACTCATACTCTATTTGTTTTATTTCAATGACCAAAAAAAGACTGAGATCAGGTTCAATCTTTCAGGTAGATTACTCTGGATTTATGACGATAAATCCTCAAAGATTTGGACAGAAATATGTGGGAAAGGTACCTAAAAATTAGTTGGTATAATTTGATGTTCACCATCTTTCTGCAATGTTTGGTTAACTTGTGATAAATTCTGAAACAATTACAGGTTGCAAATCCCCAGGACATTTTAATATTCTCCAAAGCTTCTAAGAAAGGTCAACGCGAAGGTAGGGGCATTTGGACAATATTGTTGCGTTTTATCTAATGTGATTTAGTTATCATATATTTCTATCTTCCATTTTACAGGCACCATCGATGATTCTGAGCGGCTCCGTCCAGAAGAACTGAACCAGCAAAATATAGAAGCACTAGTAGCTGAAAGCAACCTGGTACATCCCGCAACCCTTCTATCGTTATGATTATGTTATTGGCTTCAGCCCCTGTAGAACTTTCACCAAAGAATGATATAGACTTGATTCAATAGATTACGAAATGTGCTTGAATACACAACGGGATAATCACTCTTATCCTCTTTTGCAGAAAATGGAGATCCTTCCAGTTAACGATCTTGACGTTGCTCTTCAAAATTTTGTGAACAAGGATGATAAACTAGCTTTCTACTCATGCGTTCAGTACAATCTTCAAGAGACTCGTGTATGTACTTCTTTTTTTTCGGTCACCATTGAAACTAAGTTCTACGTAGGATATAGTTGTTACTCGGTAGCACGATTGTTGTATTTATGATGTTCTCTTCCCATTTTTTCAGGGTAAACTTGCAAAAGATTCAGATGCCCAGAAATTTGAGGAGGACGATCTGATTCTTAAAGTGGGAGAGTGCTTAGAGGCAAGACGATTTAATTTCAGTTATTTTATCTCGTAGATTGTGGGAAGGTATAAAATATCAACCTACTAGTTGCACTATGTTTGTGCAGGAACGCTTGAAAGATAGGTCAACTCGACCCAGTGGTTCCTCACAGTTTTTATCCACTGGATTGACATCAGAGGTTTATATTCTTTCTAAGAGTTTCCTTGCAGTTTCTGACTTCACATTCATCTCTGTCATGCCGTCGCTTTCTTACAATGCTGTTTTCTGCCTGAGATTGGTACAGAATTTGACGAAAAGAAGCAGTGGCATCGCGAATGCTTCTTTCAGTGATGATGAAGACACGACTCAGATCTCTGGTTCAGTGCCTGCCACTAGAGGACGGAGAGGTTCATCCACTGGTACATCTCGTGGCAGAGCTAAAGCCCCAACCAGAGGAAGAGGCCGAGGTAAGGCCTCGAGTGCGATGAAGCAAACCACTCTTGATGGTTCTCTTGGTTTGCGCCAGTCTCAGAGGTATTTTTTTGTCATAACGTTTAACCAAGTACGGTTTGGTTCAGCTAGCTAATGTCATGTCCGTGATTTGTCTTTCATTAGATCTGCTTCAGCTTCCTTCAAAAGTGCTTCTACCATTGTAGAAGACGATGTGGATTCTCCTTCAAGCGAAGAAGCAGAGCCTGAAGATCTTAACCAAGTTGACAGCAGTTCGGTATGAACAATTCCTACATTGTTATTCATTTGTGCACTGCAATTAGTTCGTCTCATCATGATTCTTGCTTCAATATCAATTAAAGGAGGAGGAAGAGAACACTAGAGGCAAAGGACGGAAAAGACAAGCTACTACTAAGAGAGGCAGAGGTAGAGGTACGGTGACATCAAAACGTGGTAGAAAAAACGAAAGCTCTTCTTCACTTCATAGGCTGCTCAGTAGCAAAGACGAAGACGAGGACGAAGATGATGAAGATATTGAAAAGAAGCTAAACAGATCTCAGCCTCGGGTATGTTAATCACATCTATTTTTCCATTTTCTTTGCTGTTTCGGGCTCGTTAGTGAGTTCAAGTTCCTGTTTACCATATGATATTTGCTCACTTAGTTGTATGATTTGTAAACGTAGGTTACAAGGAACTATGGAGCTCTAAGAAGATAAAATGGCAAGCTCTCCGACGTCCCAGCTCACAACGAAGCTTTATAGTGTTTTTTTCTCTTCATTCGTAGCGACTTCTCACGCCAAATAACGCTGAAAAGAGCAACCAAACACTGATGAGTCTTTGTGAAATGGGTAGTGAGAATTTTGTAGTGTACTTTTTACCGTGCTCTTTTTGAGTTTTGATGTTGATCAATGAGGAAATATATTTTATTATCAGACATCTTTGTTTAACATCGTTTGTGTCAGTAATAATATGTAAAACGCGATCAAGTATAATGTTTAACATAGAAAACAACAAGCGGGGATAGCTCGAGCGTCAGACTGAAGATCTGAAGGTTGCCTGTTCCATCCACGCTCACCGCAATTTTATAACTTTTGTTTAAATTAATTTTATATGATTTTGGTTAATATGAATTATTATTCTAGTTTTGATTTACATTATTAAGTTACTGTTGTGAAACAATAGATTTAAAGCTGAATGTTTATGTATTTCATTAATGAATAAGTGTTCCCTTTTTATATAGGAAATTACAAGATAAGTAAAAAAGAAAGTATCAAAAACCTAAATCAACTAGGATTAGGAAAGACTACTAATACATAATATGGAAAGGTTACAAAGAATGAAAATCTTAATCATGCAAGAAAAAAGAAACACATGAATGTGGCTGTCTCTTTCTCTCTACTCAATAGGCCAACTCTCTCTCTTCTCTCTCTCCTGCGGATGGGCCGGTTATGAAAATCCATCAATTGATTTATAACACTCCCTTTGGATGTCATAACCATACAGGGATTGTAATACGCTTAATGTTGCCTCATTAAAACTTTATCATGAAAAATCTAGTGGGACAAAAACATGATGAAGAAAAAAGAGTACAACACGTACTACTCCCCCTGATGAGAACCTCAGTGGAGGTCTTTCAGCCTACGCATCCCAATCTGATGCGTGAGCTTCCTGAATGTACAGGTCGGAAGTGCCTTACTGAATAAATCGGCCTAGTGATAAGCCGAGTTATCACTAGACCGTACTTGGATCACTTTTACCTCTCCGGTCTTTTGCAAATCGTGGGTAAAGAAGAACTTATGCAAAATATGTTTTGTCCTATCCCCTTTGATATAACCATCTTTGAGCTGAGAATGCAAGCCGCATTGTCCTCGAAGATAATGGTCGGCTCTTTGCACTCGACCATCCCACAATCTGATCTGATATGTTGGGTCATCGACCTCAACCAAACGACCTCGCGGCTAGCCTCATGAATGGCTAGTATTTCCGAATGATTGGATGATGTGGCCGCGATGGTCTGTTTCATGGAACGCCATGATATGGCCGTACCTCCATGTGTAAAGACGTATCTTGTCTGTGATCGAGCTTGATGTGGATCTGATAAATATCCAGCATCAGCAAAGCCAACTAAACCATCCTTATTATGGTTAGTATAAAACAGACCCAAGTCTTTCGTTCCTTGTAGGTAACGAAAAACATGTTTGATCCCGTTCCAGTGCCTAAGGGTCGGACAGGAGATTCACGACAAAGGCTATATCAGGCCGTGTATGAGTTGCCAAATACATCAAGGCTCCAATGGCACTGAGGTAAGGCATTTCGGGACCAAGGACATCCTCATCGTCCATCTTGGGACGAAATGGGTCAGTGTCCAGGCCGAGTGATATCACGACCATGGGACTGGTCAGAGGATGGCAATCGGCCATGTTAAACCTCTTGAGTACTTTCTCTGTGGATGCCTTCTGATGCACAATTATACTATCACTTATGTACTCAAGCTGTAATCCCAAACATAATTTTGTTTTCCCGAGATCTTTCATCTCAAATTCTTTCTTAAGGTATTCAACGGTCTGGGAAATCTCTTCAGAGGTTCCAAGGATGTTGAGATCATCAACATACACAGCTATGATCACGAACCCTTGATTTTCGAATTTCTTTATGAAAATACATGGACTGATAGGGTCATTTCTATATCTCTCTTTCTCTAGGTACTCACTGAGTCTATTGTACCACATTCGTCCGGATTGTTTCAGTCCATAAAGAGATTTTTCCAACTTAATACAATGTTGGTCTCGAGAACTCTCTTTGTTTTTCAATTCAATACCCTCTGGGACTTTCATATAAATGTCATTATCCAGTGGGCCATAAAGGTATGTTGTTACAACATCCATTAACCGCAAATTCAGACCCTCTCTCACGGCCAGACTTATCAAAAATCTGAAGGTCGTAGCATCCACCACAGGGGAGTATGTCTCCTCATAATCTTTTCCAGGTCGCTGTGAGAATCCTTGTGCAACAAGTCGGGCTTTATACCTCACGGCTTCTTCTTTCTCATTTCTCTTTCTCACAAAGATCCATTTGTATCCCACTGGTTTAATATCATGAGGTGTTCGGATTATTGAACCAAA
It encodes:
- the LOC106313015 gene encoding double-strand break repair protein MRE11 isoform X2 → MSREDLSDTLRILVATDCHLGYMEKDEIRRHDSFKAFQEICSIAEDKQVDFLLLGGDLFHENKPSRTTLVKAIEILRRHCLNDKPVQFQVVSDQTVNFQNAFGHVNYEDPHFNVGLPVFSIHGNHDDPAGVDNLSAIDILSACNLVNYFGKMNLGGSGVGQISLYPILMRKGSTTVALYGLGNIRDERLNRMFQTPHAVQWMRPEVQEGCDVSDWFNILVLHQNRVKSNPKNAISEHFLPRFLDFIVWGHEHECLIDPQEVSGMGFHITQPGSSVATSLIDGESKPKHVLLLEIKGNQYRPTKIPLTSVRPFEYTEIVLKDEDDIDPNDQNSILEHLDKVVRDLIEKASKKAVNRSDIQLPLVRIKVDYSGFMTINPQRFGQKYVGKVANPQDILIFSKASKKGQREGTIDDSERLRPEELNQQNIEALVAESNLKMEILPVNDLDVALQNFVNKDDKLAFYSCVQYNLQETRGKLAKDSDAQKFEEDDLILKVGECLEERLKDRSTRPSGSSQFLSTGLTSENLTKRSSGIANASFSDDEDTTQISGSVPATRGRRGSSTGTSRGRAKAPTRGRGRGKASSAMKQTTLDGSLGLRQSQRSASASFKSASTIVEDDVDSPSSEEAEPEDLNQVDSSSEEEENTRGKGRKRQATTKRGRGRGTVTSKRGRKNESSSSLHRLLSSKDEDEDEDDEDIEKKLNRSQPRVTRNYGALRR
- the LOC106313015 gene encoding double-strand break repair protein MRE11 isoform X1, with translation MSREDLSDTLRILVATDCHLGYMEKDEIRRHDSFKAFQEICSIAEDKQVLIFFILSLATIFISSSFPHYFKQVDFLLLGGDLFHENKPSRTTLVKAIEILRRHCLNDKPVQFQVVSDQTVNFQNAFGHVNYEDPHFNVGLPVFSIHGNHDDPAGVDNLSAIDILSACNLVNYFGKMNLGGSGVGQISLYPILMRKGSTTVALYGLGNIRDERLNRMFQTPHAVQWMRPEVQEGCDVSDWFNILVLHQNRVKSNPKNAISEHFLPRFLDFIVWGHEHECLIDPQEVSGMGFHITQPGSSVATSLIDGESKPKHVLLLEIKGNQYRPTKIPLTSVRPFEYTEIVLKDEDDIDPNDQNSILEHLDKVVRDLIEKASKKAVNRSDIQLPLVRIKVDYSGFMTINPQRFGQKYVGKVANPQDILIFSKASKKGQREGTIDDSERLRPEELNQQNIEALVAESNLKMEILPVNDLDVALQNFVNKDDKLAFYSCVQYNLQETRGKLAKDSDAQKFEEDDLILKVGECLEERLKDRSTRPSGSSQFLSTGLTSENLTKRSSGIANASFSDDEDTTQISGSVPATRGRRGSSTGTSRGRAKAPTRGRGRGKASSAMKQTTLDGSLGLRQSQRSASASFKSASTIVEDDVDSPSSEEAEPEDLNQVDSSSEEEENTRGKGRKRQATTKRGRGRGTVTSKRGRKNESSSSLHRLLSSKDEDEDEDDEDIEKKLNRSQPRVTRNYGALRR